In Lacerta agilis isolate rLacAgi1 chromosome 1, rLacAgi1.pri, whole genome shotgun sequence, the following proteins share a genomic window:
- the DES gene encoding desmin, producing the protein MSQSYSSSQRLSSYRRTFGAGSASPSFPRASFGSKGSSASSVSSRVYQVSRSAAPPSLSSFRASYSAPLRSAYQGAGELLDFSLADAMNQEFLQTRTNEKVELQELNDRFANYIEKVRYLEQQNALMVAEVNRLKGKEPTRVAEIYEEELRELRRQVEMLTSQRARVDVERDNLLDDLQKLKQRLQEEIHLKEEAENNLAAFRADVDAATLARIDLERRIESLQEEIAFLKKVHEEEIRELQSQLQEQQVQVEMDVSKPDLTAALRDIRAQYETIAAKNISEAEEWYKSKVSDLTQAANKNNDALRQAKQEMMEYRHQIQSYTCEIDALKGTNDSLMRQMREMEERFAGEAGTYQDTIQRLEEEIRHLKDEMARHLREYQDLLNVKMALDVEIATYRKLLEGEESRISLPIQTFSAINFRETSPEQRGSEVHTKKTVTIKTIETRDGEVVSEALQQQHEML; encoded by the exons ATGAGCCAATCCTACTCCTCCAGCCAGAGACTCTCCTCATACCGCCGCACCTTTGGTGCTGGCTCAGCCTCACCTTCCTTCCCGCGTGCCTCCTTCGGTAGCAAGGGCTCTTCTGCCAGCTCCGTCTCCTCTCGGGTCTACCAAGTGTCCCGCAGCGCTGCGCCACCCAGCCTGTCCAGCTTCCGAGCCAGCTACTCGGCCCCGCTGCGCTCAGCCTACCAGGGTGCCGGCGAGCTCCTCGACTTCTCCCTGGCCGATGCCATGAACCAGGAGTTCCTGCAGACGCGCACCAATGAGAAGGTGGAGCTGCAGGAGCTCAATGACCGCTTCGCCAACTACATTGAGAAGGTGCGTTACCTGGAGCAGCAGAATGCACTCATGGTGGCTGAAGTCAACCGGCTCAAGGGCAAGGAACCCACAAGGGTGGCCGAGATCTACGAAGAGGAGCTGCGGGAGCTGAGGCGCCAGGTGGAGATGCTGACCAGCCAGAGAGCACGTGTTGATGTGGAGAGGGACAATCTGCTGGATGACCtccagaagctgaagcagag GCTGCAGGAGGAGATTCATCTCAAGGAAGAAGCGGAGAACAACTTAGCTGCTTTCCGAGCT GATGTTGATGCAGCCACTCTGGCCCGCATTGACTTGGAGAGACGTATTGAATCACTGCAGGAAGAAATTGCATTCCTCAAAAAGGTGCACGAAGAG GAAATCAGAGAGCTGCAATCACAGCTACAAGAGCAGCAAGTCCAGGTGGAGATGGATGTGTCGAAGCCAGACCTGACAGCAGCACTGCGTGATATCCGTGCCCAGTATGAGACCATTGCTGCAAAGAATATCTCTGAAGCTGAGGAATGGTACAAGTCCAAG GTGTCTGACCTGACCCAGGCGGCAAATAAGAACAATGATGCCCTGCGCCAAGCCAAGCAGGAGATGATGGAATATCGGCACCAGATACAGTCATACACCTGTGAGATTGACGCACTCAAGGGCACG AACGACTCCTTGATGAGACAGATGAGGGAGATGGAGGAACGTTTTGCTGGCGAGGCCGGCACTTATCAGGACACCATCCAGAGGCTTGAAGAGGAGATCAGACACTTAAAGGATGAGATGGCAAGGCACCTGCGCGAGTACCAGGACCTGCTCAATGTCAAGATGGCCCTTGATGTTGAGATTGCCACTTACCGCAAGCTGCTGGAGGGTGAAGAAAGCAG AATTTCACTGCCCATTCAGACTTTTTCTGCAATCAACTTCCGAG AGACCAGCCCAGAACAGCGAGGCTCTGAGGTTCACACCAAAAAAACAGTGACCATCAAAACCATTGAGACACGCGATGGGGAG GTGGTGAGCGAAGCCCTCCAGCAGCAACACGAAATGCTGTAG